A region of the Rubripirellula tenax genome:
CGCACGCAAGTTAGCGATCATTGTCTACACGATGCTCAAAACCGGCCGACCGTATAAGGACATTGGAGCGGACGCGTATAACGGTCGATTCCAAGAGAAGTTGGTAGCTAGTCTTCGTCGTCGAGCGACCGAACTGGGCTACGACCTCCAACCGAACTTAGCGGTTTAGCACGACTCAAAGCAAATGAATGCAAGAAGCTGCGATACCGGTACGCGCCGACGACGCAAAAAGGGATCAATCCGTTGCACCGGAGACACGAAGGCTCAAATCAAGCTGCCAAACACCGCTCAAAAACCTGAATCATTCACCCGTCAGACGCGGGGCCGGTAGCTGGTGTTCCTGGAGATCCGCTTCGGGCATGGATCGGCGATCACGCCGTGGTAACGAGTATACCTCCGGCAAAGTCAAGAAAGCAAACAATCGGTCAGGGCGGGTGAGGAAACGAACGCAACGTCGGCCAAAACAGCGTAGCGTTGAAGCGGCGAACAAGTCTCCAGGCCGACGTTGCGTTCGTTTCCGGGAGGATGCAGCGGAGCAAAATCGTCCAACCGTGTGAAAACGCAAGGCGCATGCGGAACGGAAACGTTGGCATCGCCTTGGAGGTCGCGACGTTTCGAAGGGCCGGCGATTGAGGCTGGCGAACGGCCAATCGCGTCTCCACGCCGGCCGTTCGGTGCGTCGCGACCGGACTCGCAAGCAAAGAGCAAAACATCAAAGCGGTGCCCGAACCGAATCGAACAGCACCAACCCGCAACCTCCGAGCATAGTGCGGATAACGTCACCCGTCACCGGGTCGGGAAAGTTGAGTGTCAATTCGTGAAAACGCGCAAGCCCGACTCCGGTGCACGGGATGGTTCGCCGCTACCTGTATACGGCCCAGAGGTAGTTGCTCGATGTATCCGGATCGTGCCAAAGGGTCGTAACTCCCCCGCGTGGAGATTGAACGACCACAAATTTTAGCATGTCTTCGGTGAAGCCGCTGGGCGACCCCATCCGCAGCGTGAATGCCTCACGTTCCTCATTGATCATGGTCGGCTTCAGGTATTCATTGGCGTCCGCGAGCGAGTCCTCAGAAGGCGGGTTGGCGTTTAGCTCGGGTTTGAGGGCTCGAAGGTCATTAACCCATTGTTTCACGTCGGGCAGATCAGCAGTGAAGGTCGCGCGATGCTGTCCGGATAGGTGGGTCACGGAAATCTGTGTCGCGATTGCAGGAACCTCGACGACCGAGCCACTCGGAACGTCCAATGCGTTATCGAAGGTTTCGGTCCTAGGGCCACAGCCAATCGTGGCGATTAGCAAACAGGCGACCAAAGCGTTCGTGTTGCGTACTCGTGCGGACATGTCTTCAGTCGGCGAACGGTACGCGTAACCGGGAACGCGCGAAAATGTCTCTAACAACCAGACCGCTCAGCTCGCGTTCTCCGGTTCACGCGATGGTTATCCGTTTTCGCGGATGCAAAAAGCGTTTTTTCGACGACGCAATCGGGATGATCCAAGCAGAGCAGTCGCCAATCCAAAAAACGCGAGTGACGATGGCTCTGGGACAGCGGTAGCAGTCCCGAATACAAGCGGAGAGCCGATACCGGTAAAGTCGGCTCGCGAGCCAGCCCCGTCCTCAATTCGATCATGGGAGCCAGGTCCAGCAAATCGGAATGTAACCGGATTTCCAACGAATCCAAAATCCGATTCAAATCCGAATTGCACGAAGTCGTCGAGTCCAACGACGTTCTGGTTAAGAAATAAACCGCCGTTCGATGTTAAGTCCGGCGCAGCGTGAAGAAGTAGCTGGGAGGAGGACAGTGAGTACTCCACTTCGGAAAGTGAGCCACCAGCCGCATTGCCAAATATTGAGTTGGAAGAAGTAAAGGTTGTTGTCGCTGCGCTCGATGTCACAGAAAGCGAGAAGTCAATGACGTGACTGCTAAACGCAAGCGAACTAATCGGACCCGGATCAAGAAAACCGTCAGTTTTAACAAAGCCGACTATGTCAATATCCACGCCATCGAAATTGACATCATAGACGAGGTCCGCATTAGCATGCACATTTGCGAACAAAAGGATTGCGGAAGCGGTTGCAATAGAAAAGTAACGTTGAAGCATTGGGTTGCCAATCGTTGAAGGTAGGGTCAGTCGGATAACGCTCGACATCACCGGGTGGCGGCGAAAGTCGCGATTTCGAAAAAACGTGACCACCGCCACTCCGGTGCATGTAATGGTTATCGGATTTTATTAACGGGTGTTGGGCAGAGGAAGCCGCGGCGCAACAGTCTAACGGGCGTTGATTCGTGCAGCAAGCAATCGGGTGTTGTCCGTAAACGAAGGATCCAAAACCTTGCGGTGCAAAAAGCAAACGCCAACGGCAAGCACAGGTTCGGCTTACGAGCGGCGTACGTTGTGGAAATCATCAACGAAGGATCAAGACGGTTGTATCGCAAGCCCGCTAACGCAAATGCCTAACAACAAAATTGCAATCGACCGTCGCAGTAATCGC
Encoded here:
- a CDS encoding PEP-CTERM sorting domain-containing protein, producing the protein MLQRYFSIATASAILLFANVHANADLVYDVNFDGVDIDIVGFVKTDGFLDPGPISSLAFSSHVIDFSLSVTSSAATTTFTSSNSIFGNAAGGSLSEVEYSLSSSQLLLHAAPDLTSNGGLFLNQNVVGLDDFVQFGFESDFGFVGNPVTFRFAGPGSHDRIEDGAGSRADFTGIGSPLVFGTATAVPEPSSLAFFGLATALLGSSRLRRRKNAFCIRENG